Proteins encoded within one genomic window of Candidatus Syntrophocurvum alkaliphilum:
- the hisA gene encoding 1-(5-phosphoribosyl)-5-[(5-phosphoribosylamino)methylideneamino]imidazole-4-carboxamide isomerase translates to MIIFPAIDLKEGQCVRLVQGNKDNKTVYSDSPADVALSFQNQGAEWLHVVDLDGAFSGNPTNRNAIIRIAETINIPFQVGGGLRTSEDVEKTLSIGASRVIIGTKAVSSPEFVKELLDKFGPEKIVLGLDAKDGMVAIEGWVETSKLSAFEFGLQMKELGIQTAVYTDVSRDGLLKGPNIESIEKMALETRLHIIASGGVTSTENIKDLKHIESLGVSGAIIGKALYDGKISLADALKAAKQ, encoded by the coding sequence ATGATAATATTTCCGGCTATAGATTTAAAAGAAGGACAATGTGTACGCCTTGTACAGGGGAACAAGGATAATAAAACAGTATACTCTGATTCTCCAGCAGATGTTGCTTTATCATTTCAAAATCAAGGTGCCGAATGGCTTCATGTAGTTGATTTAGATGGAGCATTTTCCGGAAATCCTACTAATCGCAATGCAATAATAAGAATAGCAGAAACAATTAATATTCCCTTCCAGGTTGGAGGAGGTTTAAGGACTTCAGAGGATGTAGAAAAAACCTTAAGTATTGGAGCTAGTAGAGTTATTATTGGAACTAAAGCTGTTTCTAGTCCTGAATTTGTTAAAGAGTTATTAGATAAATTTGGGCCTGAAAAAATAGTGCTAGGTTTAGATGCTAAAGATGGTATGGTTGCTATTGAGGGCTGGGTTGAAACATCTAAGCTATCAGCTTTTGAATTTGGCTTGCAAATGAAAGAGCTAGGAATCCAAACAGCAGTTTATACAGATGTTAGCAGGGATGGACTATTAAAAGGTCCAAATATAGAATCCATAGAAAAAATGGCTTTAGAAACTAGACTTCATATAATAGCATCAGGTGGTGTAACTAGTACTGAAAACATAAAAGATTTAAAACATATCGAATCCTTAGGTGTTAGTGGTGCTATTATTGGTAAAGCACTATATGATGGTAAAATAAGTTTGGCTGATGCACTTAAAGCAGCTAAACAATGA
- the hisF gene encoding imidazole glycerol phosphate synthase subunit HisF: MRGEAVLAKRIIPCLDVHNGRVVKGINFENLRDAGDPVELAAFYDKEGADELVFLDISASLEERKTMVDVVRKTAKEVSIPFAVGGGISSIEDIKKILDAGADKISINSAAVKNPELITEASNKFGSQCIVVAIDACLADDNKWEVYINGGKKSTGLDAIEWAKKVEKLGAGEILLTSKDKDGTKDGYDVELTALISESVSIPVVASGGAGNLEHLYDAVDKGKADAVLCASIFHYREYTVKEAKEYLSSKGVPVRL; encoded by the coding sequence ATAAGGGGTGAAGCTGTATTGGCTAAAAGAATAATTCCATGTTTAGATGTACATAATGGACGAGTAGTAAAAGGTATAAACTTTGAAAACTTAAGGGATGCTGGTGATCCAGTAGAATTAGCAGCATTTTACGATAAAGAAGGCGCAGATGAATTAGTATTTTTAGATATTAGTGCATCATTAGAAGAAAGAAAAACCATGGTGGATGTAGTAAGAAAAACAGCTAAAGAAGTATCTATTCCTTTTGCAGTAGGTGGGGGAATAAGTAGTATAGAAGACATCAAAAAGATTTTGGATGCAGGAGCAGATAAGATTTCTATAAATTCAGCTGCAGTTAAAAATCCGGAGCTAATTACAGAGGCTTCTAATAAATTTGGCAGTCAATGTATAGTAGTAGCTATTGATGCTTGCCTTGCTGATGATAATAAATGGGAAGTTTATATTAATGGCGGTAAAAAATCCACTGGTTTAGATGCAATAGAGTGGGCTAAGAAAGTTGAAAAATTAGGTGCCGGAGAAATTCTATTAACTAGTAAGGACAAAGATGGGACTAAAGATGGTTATGATGTAGAATTAACTGCTTTAATAAGTGAATCAGTTAGTATTCCAGTAGTAGCATCTGGAGGTGCAGGAAATTTAGAACATTTATATGATGCAGTAGACAAGGGGAAAGCAGATGCTGTTTTATGTGCATCGATATTCCATTATCGTGAGTACACGGTTAAAGAAGCTAAAGAGTATTTATCAAGCAAAGGAGTACCAGTTAGATTATGA
- the hisIE gene encoding bifunctional phosphoribosyl-AMP cyclohydrolase/phosphoribosyl-ATP diphosphatase HisIE, producing the protein MIGKVKFDEKGLMPAIIQDINSGQVLMMAYMNEESLNKTIETNKTWFYSRSRQELWMKGESSGHIQDVKKIMYDCDADTLLIQVEQTGVACHTGHYSCFYNDIEGNEIEETVFDADNIYSKESAAILYELQEIIQQRKEEMPEGSYTTYLFEKGIDKILKKVGEENAEVIIAAKNKGKNELIYETSDLIYHLLVLLAEKDIELSQILTELRKRR; encoded by the coding sequence ATGATAGGTAAAGTGAAATTTGATGAAAAAGGTTTAATGCCAGCCATAATTCAAGATATTAATTCAGGTCAGGTCTTGATGATGGCTTATATGAATGAAGAATCACTAAACAAAACAATAGAAACCAATAAAACATGGTTTTACTCTCGAAGCAGACAAGAACTGTGGATGAAAGGCGAAAGCTCAGGACATATTCAAGATGTGAAAAAAATAATGTATGACTGTGATGCTGATACCCTTTTAATTCAAGTAGAACAAACTGGAGTAGCCTGTCACACAGGACACTATTCGTGTTTTTATAATGATATTGAAGGTAATGAAATAGAAGAAACCGTTTTTGATGCTGATAACATTTATAGCAAAGAAAGTGCTGCTATACTCTATGAGTTGCAAGAAATAATACAACAACGCAAAGAAGAAATGCCCGAAGGCTCCTACACAACATATCTGTTTGAAAAGGGTATTGATAAAATACTTAAAAAAGTAGGGGAAGAAAATGCAGAGGTAATTATAGCAGCAAAAAATAAAGGCAAAAACGAGCTTATATACGAAACATCAGATCTAATCTATCACTTACTAGTATTATTAGCTGAAAAAGACATAGAACTCTCTCAAATACTAACTGAGCTAAGAAAAAGAAGATAA
- a CDS encoding InlB B-repeat-containing protein, with amino-acid sequence MDFKPLKPIALICLIIFCVSVVILIGCNSDYEVKLKANPAGAGQVTGEGSYKAGETVEVIAEAKEGYVFKKWTENGEKISDDEKYQFTIDDNVNLIAEFSAVETGVKTRTKIVDNWTISETIIDENKLNPVVKKEGWYSNEGNYSIADIGDNYLAKYSYSTETVKFMKKDSLEVVDKMEQVLVRGLRSIEFLGEDHFLFKSRNNEKSYIYKINDEGISIVKELDLWKSGLTKIDEDERLSQMLSQEFIYITPKHSNVGEYLFIYADYYGMFQVEEPPRLNEPFLKVFKFENGELIKLANDLLEESLLTTDIIKYNDKKAILATGCEGFIQINLDDFSLEKLNIGGKYNLAKENRPFSGSEQYENHYIAHSFRGVSSEGAILVRTQIPLPKCHGWVKQLWAPTNDGSFTIVAQSDVYSKGQIGSNDDLLGEFFPHTLHDDRWVSMYRSQTDVEGFEGGGVFALLKLDNEKVLQDAQTSLDNELPEISQYLDMEVDLKHLLKNAGITNLPYFISWEANDGQKFSSNENPITLSGEEKFIFGRITENQIDITQVNGDINLIGVDEAKEQVYLQVKQDLYIVRL; translated from the coding sequence ATGGATTTTAAACCATTAAAACCGATAGCACTTATATGTCTAATAATTTTTTGTGTTAGTGTTGTTATTTTAATTGGATGCAATAGTGACTATGAAGTAAAATTAAAGGCTAACCCAGCAGGCGCAGGGCAGGTAACAGGTGAAGGTAGTTATAAGGCAGGCGAAACAGTTGAAGTTATAGCAGAAGCAAAGGAAGGATATGTATTTAAAAAGTGGACTGAGAATGGTGAGAAGATAAGTGATGATGAAAAATATCAATTTACTATTGATGATAATGTGAACTTAATTGCTGAATTTTCTGCAGTAGAGACAGGAGTGAAGACAAGAACTAAAATTGTGGATAATTGGACTATCTCTGAAACTATTATAGATGAAAACAAGTTGAATCCTGTTGTTAAAAAAGAGGGATGGTATAGTAATGAAGGCAATTATAGTATTGCTGATATAGGAGATAATTACTTAGCTAAATATTCTTATAGTACAGAAACAGTAAAGTTTATGAAAAAAGATAGCTTAGAAGTAGTAGATAAAATGGAACAAGTACTTGTTAGAGGACTTCGCAGCATAGAATTTTTAGGGGAAGACCATTTTTTATTTAAAAGTAGGAATAATGAAAAATCTTATATTTATAAAATAAACGATGAAGGTATAAGTATAGTTAAAGAGTTAGATTTATGGAAATCTGGCTTAACTAAAATTGATGAAGATGAAAGATTGTCGCAAATGTTATCTCAAGAGTTTATTTATATCACCCCTAAGCATAGTAATGTAGGTGAATACCTATTTATTTATGCTGATTATTATGGAATGTTTCAGGTTGAAGAACCTCCACGCTTAAATGAACCCTTTCTTAAGGTTTTTAAGTTTGAAAATGGTGAACTTATAAAGCTGGCAAATGATTTACTAGAAGAATCTTTACTAACAACAGATATTATTAAATATAATGATAAAAAAGCAATACTAGCAACTGGCTGTGAAGGTTTTATACAAATCAACTTAGATGATTTTTCTCTGGAAAAGTTAAATATTGGTGGTAAATATAATCTAGCTAAAGAAAATAGACCCTTTTCAGGTTCAGAACAATACGAAAATCATTATATAGCTCATTCATTCAGAGGAGTATCATCAGAAGGTGCTATATTGGTGCGTACACAGATACCATTACCTAAATGTCATGGATGGGTAAAACAACTGTGGGCTCCTACTAACGATGGTAGTTTTACTATAGTGGCACAAAGTGATGTCTACTCAAAAGGACAGATTGGTTCGAATGATGATTTACTAGGGGAATTTTTTCCTCATACATTACATGACGATAGGTGGGTGTCAATGTACAGAAGTCAAACTGATGTAGAAGGATTTGAAGGTGGGGGTGTTTTTGCCCTCTTAAAATTAGATAATGAAAAGGTTTTACAAGATGCTCAAACTAGTCTTGATAACGAACTTCCAGAAATAAGCCAATACTTAGATATGGAAGTAGACTTAAAACACCTATTGAAAAATGCAGGAATTACAAACTTACCTTACTTTATATCTTGGGAAGCAAATGATGGACAAAAATTTTCTAGTAATGAAAACCCTATAACACTTTCAGGTGAAGAAAAGTTCATTTTTGGTCGTATTACAGAAAATCAAATTGATATAACACAAGTAAACGGGGATATAAACTTAATAGGAGTTGACGAGGCTAAAGAGCAAGTTTACCTCCAGGTAAAACAAGACCTTTATATAGTAAGACTATGA
- a CDS encoding DUF2953 domain-containing protein, translated as MGLAIFKGILFVLLVILALLILLIVVPIEYKIAGGYKNAGFITLSSKIAGILKIHFRYQPSESKLYFSILGLNKELSLEEEHEKPTIKKEEKNNNKKVKKTSQNSKASPPSEIIKSLLRKDFIKEGFGLVISIINIVRPEKLKINGNIGFDEPHYTAWLLAFSSAFNSTFNNFDVNIVPVWGEEYFEAEIEVEGKITIILIVFRALKFVIAKPSRRVWKKIYQHKKKSKRNNLNTSGV; from the coding sequence ATGGGATTAGCGATATTTAAAGGAATACTTTTTGTTTTGCTTGTTATTTTAGCTTTGCTGATATTATTAATAGTAGTACCAATAGAGTATAAAATAGCAGGCGGATATAAGAATGCGGGTTTCATTACATTAAGCTCTAAAATAGCAGGAATATTAAAAATACACTTTAGGTATCAACCAAGCGAGTCTAAGCTTTATTTTAGTATTTTGGGCTTAAATAAAGAATTATCTTTAGAGGAAGAACATGAAAAACCAACAATAAAAAAAGAGGAAAAGAATAATAATAAGAAAGTAAAAAAAACCTCTCAAAACTCAAAAGCATCACCACCTAGCGAAATTATAAAATCATTATTAAGAAAGGATTTTATAAAAGAGGGATTTGGTCTTGTGATAAGTATTATCAATATAGTTAGACCTGAGAAACTAAAAATTAACGGCAATATAGGCTTTGATGAACCTCACTATACTGCATGGTTATTAGCCTTTTCATCTGCTTTTAATTCAACTTTTAACAATTTTGATGTAAATATAGTACCTGTTTGGGGTGAAGAATACTTTGAAGCGGAAATAGAAGTTGAAGGAAAAATTACAATTATATTAATAGTTTTTAGGGCTTTAAAATTTGTTATTGCAAAACCTTCGCGCAGAGTTTGGAAAAAAATATATCAACATAAAAAGAAAAGTAAACGTAACAATTTGAACACTAGTGGGGTATAA
- a CDS encoding GerW family sporulation protein, whose translation MDFNENMNTLLERLEKFFRTETVVGEPIQLGNITLVPIIGVSFGLGGGGGSGKDSSGNDGSGGGAGVGGKITPNAILVIKNEEVSVIPLNEKTSIDKIVSMVPEIISKITPDKQTQETNS comes from the coding sequence ATGGATTTTAATGAAAACATGAATACTTTGTTAGAAAGGCTGGAGAAATTTTTTAGAACGGAGACAGTAGTAGGAGAACCAATACAGTTAGGAAACATAACCCTAGTGCCAATAATAGGAGTTTCTTTTGGGTTAGGTGGAGGCGGAGGATCTGGTAAGGATTCTAGTGGAAACGATGGCTCAGGTGGAGGAGCTGGAGTAGGTGGAAAAATAACTCCAAATGCAATTTTGGTAATAAAAAATGAGGAAGTCAGTGTAATACCTTTAAATGAAAAGACTTCAATAGACAAAATAGTTAGTATGGTTCCAGAGATAATTTCTAAAATAACACCAGATAAGCAAACACAAGAAACTAATAGTTAA
- a CDS encoding ATP-dependent helicase: MNILDNLNEQQQQAVLHINGPCMVLAGAGSGKTRVLTRRIANLIDNGVLPNSILAITFTNKAAQEMRSRVAAMIPDYAGQWIQTFHAACYKILRMDIEKIGYNKNFSIIDDTEGKTLIKGILKEENDYETKPEDILYSIKFVKNGLINAENYYKNINAPQHVKEKYYRLYRIYNARLKELNALDFEDLIGLCIRLFKEHPDVLEKYQQWFKYIMIDEYQDTNYAQYLWANLLADKNKNICIVGDPDQSIYSWRGAEPYNIKRFLKDYPETKVIKLEVNYRSTRLILEAANSVIKNNQDREEKNLYTANGQGDKIVHFCAGDSYQEAKFIADAISELIEREGKKYSDCAIFYRTHAQSRLLEDSLLYKYIPYRIIGARKFYERKEVKDIIAYLKVICNYSDLISFRRIINVPRRGVGDKTLEKIEEYAAVNEINLLDSLAYSTSIPGISKKMGDKLEDFHGMIKYFSTLADANMPLKELIDQVLDMTGYIEDLKKSKLTDIESRIENIQEIKSLAVEFEAEGGEGLEDFLAQIALVQDTDDLDHSDAVSLMTYHGAKGLEFPVVFMTGMEEGVFPSYRTETAEEMEEERRLCYVGITRAQERLYLTNTISRLLYGFERNNPPSRFLKEIPDELLRLPSERVIKKEILSEGDKVAHRKFGIGFITKITDDEIAIIDFDRAGVKMLRLDIAPLEKIS, translated from the coding sequence ATGAATATACTTGATAATTTGAACGAGCAACAGCAACAAGCTGTTTTACATATTAATGGGCCTTGTATGGTGTTAGCCGGAGCCGGGAGTGGGAAAACTCGTGTGCTAACTAGGAGGATAGCCAACCTTATTGATAATGGTGTTTTACCTAATTCGATATTAGCTATAACATTTACTAATAAAGCAGCACAGGAAATGAGGAGTAGGGTGGCTGCTATGATTCCAGATTATGCTGGTCAATGGATTCAAACCTTTCATGCGGCATGTTATAAGATATTAAGAATGGATATTGAGAAAATTGGCTACAACAAAAACTTTTCTATTATTGATGATACTGAAGGAAAGACTCTTATAAAAGGCATTTTAAAAGAGGAAAATGACTATGAAACTAAACCAGAGGATATTCTTTATTCAATTAAGTTTGTAAAAAACGGCTTAATTAATGCTGAGAACTATTATAAGAATATAAATGCTCCCCAACATGTTAAGGAGAAATATTATAGGCTTTATAGAATTTATAATGCTAGGTTAAAAGAATTAAACGCTTTAGATTTTGAAGACTTAATTGGACTATGTATTCGCTTATTTAAAGAACACCCTGATGTTTTAGAAAAATATCAGCAATGGTTTAAATATATAATGATAGATGAGTACCAAGATACAAACTATGCACAATATCTATGGGCTAATTTATTAGCAGATAAAAATAAAAATATATGTATTGTAGGTGATCCTGACCAGTCTATATATAGCTGGAGGGGAGCTGAACCATATAATATTAAAAGGTTCTTAAAGGATTATCCTGAAACTAAAGTTATAAAGTTAGAGGTAAATTATCGCTCAACTAGACTGATTTTAGAGGCTGCAAATTCAGTAATTAAGAATAATCAAGATAGAGAAGAAAAAAATTTATATACTGCAAATGGACAAGGTGATAAAATAGTTCATTTTTGTGCAGGTGATAGTTATCAAGAAGCAAAGTTTATTGCAGATGCAATTAGTGAATTAATAGAACGTGAAGGCAAAAAATACAGTGATTGTGCTATATTCTATAGAACACATGCACAGTCACGTCTTTTAGAGGATTCCTTGTTGTACAAGTATATTCCTTACCGGATTATTGGGGCTAGGAAGTTTTATGAAAGAAAAGAAGTAAAGGATATAATTGCCTACCTTAAGGTGATATGTAACTATAGTGATTTAATTAGCTTTAGAAGAATAATTAATGTACCACGTAGAGGTGTAGGGGATAAAACCCTAGAAAAAATAGAAGAATATGCTGCTGTAAACGAAATAAATTTATTGGATTCACTTGCATATTCAACTTCAATACCTGGAATAAGCAAAAAAATGGGGGATAAACTAGAAGATTTTCATGGAATGATAAAATATTTTTCTACACTAGCAGATGCTAATATGCCATTAAAAGAACTAATAGATCAAGTTTTAGATATGACTGGTTATATAGAAGATTTGAAGAAAAGTAAATTAACTGATATTGAATCGAGAATTGAAAATATACAAGAGATAAAATCCCTTGCAGTTGAATTTGAAGCAGAGGGTGGAGAAGGCTTAGAAGATTTTCTAGCCCAGATTGCATTAGTGCAAGATACAGATGATCTAGACCATTCAGATGCAGTATCTTTAATGACTTATCATGGAGCGAAAGGTCTAGAGTTTCCAGTAGTGTTTATGACAGGAATGGAGGAAGGAGTTTTTCCATCTTATCGTACAGAAACTGCAGAGGAGATGGAGGAAGAGAGAAGGTTGTGTTATGTTGGTATTACTCGTGCTCAAGAACGTCTTTATTTAACGAATACTATATCTAGATTGCTTTATGGTTTCGAAAGAAATAATCCTCCTTCAAGATTTTTAAAAGAAATCCCAGACGAACTACTTCGCTTACCTAGTGAAAGGGTAATTAAGAAAGAGATTTTAAGTGAAGGGGACAAGGTTGCGCATCGAAAATTTGGAATTGGATTTATTACTAAAATAACTGATGATGAAATCGCTATTATTGATTTTGACCGTGCTGGTGTGAAAATGCTTCGGTTAGATATTGCTCCTTTGGAGAAAATAAGCTAA
- the ligA gene encoding NAD-dependent DNA ligase LigA, translating to MSDIAARINELRQKILEYDYYYYVLDDPLIPDSEYDKLMKELVQLESVNPDLITPDSPTQRVGGKPLEGFETITHRTALLSLDNAFSLADLKDFDKRVRRVVEDIDYVAEIKIDGVSIALVYENGILQSAATRGDGSIGEDVTSNVRTIKNIPLRLQEPIPRLEIRGEIYMPKKEFVRLNKDKEEKGEKNFANPRNAAAGSLRQLDPQISAQRALAGFFYDILYIEGLNIDSQIEGLDFLKKMGLSVNPSFKRCANIEDAYEYCQDLLDKRHDLPYEIDGVVIKVNSYSPRELLGQTAKSPRWAIAYKFPAEEKETKLLDVEINVGRTGIIAPTALLEPVSLAGTTVSRASMHNFDLVKEKDIKVGDTVLVHKAGDIIPEIIKPIVEKRTGEEEEITPPEFCPACSSEAQRTEGEVAYKCENINCPARLKESLIFFASKAAMDIGGLGPAVIEQLVEAGLVKNISDLYSLKEQDLVKLERFGPKSAHNLLNAIEASKQRPLYRLITALGIKHIGAKTASILAENIQHLDEFEKVEVDELTAIPEIGEKMAESIVAFFNEPRNLDLIEKLKKAGLNIEEEKKSQEGSLSGLTFVVTGTLSSLTRPEAIKKIEDKGGKVTGSVSKKTNYLVVGEDPGSKYDKAVKLGITILTEEGFLSLIGE from the coding sequence TTGAGCGATATCGCAGCTCGTATAAATGAGCTTAGACAAAAAATATTAGAATATGATTATTATTATTATGTGTTAGATGATCCTCTAATCCCTGATTCTGAGTATGATAAATTGATGAAAGAGTTAGTACAATTAGAAAGTGTAAATCCTGATTTAATAACTCCTGATTCACCAACTCAAAGAGTTGGAGGAAAGCCTTTAGAAGGATTTGAAACTATAACTCATAGAACAGCACTATTGAGCTTGGATAATGCATTTTCATTAGCTGACCTTAAAGATTTTGACAAAAGAGTAAGAAGAGTGGTTGAAGATATAGATTATGTTGCAGAAATAAAGATAGACGGAGTTTCAATAGCTTTAGTATATGAGAACGGAATTTTACAAAGTGCTGCAACCCGCGGAGATGGGAGTATAGGTGAAGATGTAACTAGTAATGTTAGAACAATAAAAAATATACCGTTGCGCTTGCAAGAACCTATACCGCGTTTAGAAATACGCGGCGAAATTTATATGCCCAAAAAAGAATTTGTTAGGTTAAATAAAGATAAAGAAGAAAAAGGTGAAAAAAATTTTGCGAATCCTAGAAATGCTGCTGCGGGTTCACTAAGACAATTAGATCCTCAAATATCAGCCCAAAGAGCATTAGCCGGATTTTTTTATGATATTTTATATATAGAAGGTTTAAATATAGATTCACAAATTGAAGGATTAGATTTTTTGAAAAAGATGGGGCTCTCTGTAAATCCATCTTTTAAACGTTGTGCTAATATAGAAGATGCATATGAATATTGTCAGGATCTTTTAGATAAAAGACATGACTTGCCTTATGAAATTGATGGTGTAGTCATTAAAGTAAACAGCTATTCACCTAGAGAATTATTAGGACAAACTGCTAAAAGTCCAAGATGGGCTATAGCTTATAAGTTTCCTGCTGAAGAAAAGGAGACTAAACTGTTAGATGTAGAAATAAATGTAGGGCGTACAGGAATTATAGCACCTACAGCTTTACTTGAACCGGTATCACTTGCGGGAACTACGGTTAGTCGCGCGAGTATGCATAATTTTGATTTAGTTAAAGAAAAGGATATTAAAGTAGGAGATACAGTCTTAGTACATAAGGCAGGAGATATAATACCAGAAATAATAAAACCAATAGTAGAAAAACGTACCGGAGAAGAAGAAGAAATTACTCCACCTGAATTTTGTCCAGCATGTAGCAGTGAAGCTCAGCGTACTGAAGGTGAAGTAGCTTATAAATGTGAAAACATTAATTGTCCAGCTAGACTAAAGGAGAGTTTGATATTTTTTGCATCCAAAGCTGCTATGGATATTGGTGGTTTAGGACCTGCTGTTATAGAACAATTAGTTGAAGCTGGTTTAGTTAAAAATATATCTGATTTATATTCACTTAAGGAACAGGATTTAGTCAAATTAGAACGGTTTGGGCCCAAATCAGCTCACAATTTATTAAATGCAATTGAAGCTAGTAAACAAAGGCCATTATATAGACTTATTACTGCATTAGGCATAAAACATATAGGAGCTAAAACAGCAAGTATACTTGCTGAAAATATTCAACATTTAGATGAATTTGAAAAAGTAGAAGTTGATGAATTAACTGCTATTCCAGAGATAGGTGAAAAAATGGCAGAGAGCATAGTTGCCTTTTTTAATGAGCCTCGTAATTTGGATTTAATAGAAAAACTCAAAAAAGCCGGTCTTAACATTGAAGAAGAAAAAAAGTCACAAGAAGGTTCATTAAGTGGGTTAACATTTGTTGTTACTGGTACTTTATCAAGTTTAACTCGTCCTGAAGCAATTAAAAAAATAGAAGATAAAGGTGGTAAAGTTACAGGAAGTGTAAGCAAAAAAACAAATTATTTAGTAGTTGGGGAAGATCCCGGGAGTAAATATGATAAGGCTGTAAAGCTAGGTATAACTATTTTAACAGAAGAAGGGTTTCTGTCGCTTATTGGCGAATAA
- a CDS encoding heme o synthase yields the protein MRENDLYVEKNEVSLDKISVIKSYIEITKPGSVFLLVFTALVTMHMASVYYDFTFGQFTIAFLAVTLACAGVNTVSCYVDRDIDAIMDRTKHRPIPSGRISPENALAWGLFQFIIGIILALTLHWIAFVCLVLGMVGYVGIYNMWSKRRTSLNIILGGFTGGLPALFGWTAISGKVELLPVLIAALVVLWIPNHIWNLAIFFKDDYAKAGVPMLPVVSDVSKTILYSLISTVLMFAISIGIYFAGNMGAIYLYTALVSGIIVVVGNLYLYFRHSDTKAWFLYKLSSPYLFVICLAMILDTMYII from the coding sequence ATGAGAGAAAATGACCTTTATGTAGAAAAGAATGAAGTATCATTAGACAAGATATCAGTTATAAAAAGTTATATTGAAATAACAAAACCAGGTTCAGTTTTTTTGTTGGTGTTTACAGCTTTAGTTACAATGCATATGGCTTCGGTATATTATGATTTTACTTTTGGTCAGTTTACCATTGCATTTTTAGCAGTAACATTAGCTTGTGCAGGTGTTAATACAGTTAGTTGTTATGTAGATAGAGATATAGATGCGATTATGGATAGAACAAAGCATAGACCTATACCATCAGGAAGAATTTCTCCTGAAAATGCACTAGCATGGGGGTTATTCCAGTTTATTATTGGGATTATTCTTGCTTTAACTTTACACTGGATAGCGTTTGTTTGTTTAGTATTAGGCATGGTAGGTTATGTTGGAATTTATAATATGTGGTCTAAGCGTAGAACTTCTTTAAACATTATACTAGGTGGTTTTACAGGAGGATTACCGGCATTATTTGGTTGGACGGCCATATCTGGAAAAGTTGAGCTTTTACCGGTATTAATTGCTGCTTTAGTAGTTTTATGGATTCCTAATCATATATGGAATTTAGCCATATTTTTCAAAGATGATTATGCTAAGGCAGGAGTTCCAATGTTACCAGTGGTTTCAGATGTTAGTAAAACCATTTTGTATAGTTTAATAAGTACTGTACTAATGTTTGCAATATCTATAGGTATTTATTTTGCTGGTAATATGGGAGCTATTTATTTATATACTGCATTAGTTTCAGGAATAATAGTTGTAGTTGGCAATTTATATTTATATTTTAGACATTCTGATACTAAAGCATGGTTTTTGTACAAGCTTTCTAGCCCGTATTTGTTTGTTATATGTTTGGCTATGATTTTAGATACTATGTATATAATCTAA
- the gatC gene encoding Asp-tRNA(Asn)/Glu-tRNA(Gln) amidotransferase subunit GatC, whose product MALTIEQIEHLALLVRLNLTENEKQDFANQLSSILNYVEKLNEISTDDVEPLTHILPVSNIFREDEVRPGTPREELLANAPLVEEGCFKVPKIL is encoded by the coding sequence ATGGCACTTACTATAGAACAGATTGAACATTTAGCTTTACTTGTTAGATTAAATCTTACAGAAAATGAAAAACAAGATTTTGCTAATCAACTAAGCTCAATATTAAATTATGTTGAAAAACTTAATGAAATTTCAACTGATGATGTTGAGCCACTTACTCATATATTACCAGTTTCAAATATTTTTCGTGAGGATGAAGTTAGACCAGGCACCCCTAGGGAAGAGTTATTAGCAAACGCTCCTCTAGTAGAAGAAGGATGTTTTAAAGTCCCCAAAATTTTATAA